TGGCCCACCTCACTGGTAGAGAAATCGATTACAAAGCGCTCGCCCTGCATCCGGCCATTTACAGTGAGATTAAACTCGGAACCATTCAGCTCACTCACTTCGATAAATAGCTGCGCCGGTTTACCCTGCCAGCGGTATTGGGCGTTAGCCTGAATAGCAACAGGGGGAATCCCCTTCAACCGGCTGTCCACCAATTGCAGGCGAGCTATATCCAGCTGCGCCAAGCGAAACCCGGGAACTAGCAACTCCCAAGTAGTCGATGGCTGCTCCTCACTGACAACTTCAACCTCCTCTTCGCCGGAATCTACCAACGCAGAGAGAAGTTCATTGAGGATATTCAGGTTGAGCAGTAAATCTTTGGCCCCCACTCGCTCGATATCGATGGGATTTCGGGACAAGCTGTTGAGATTAACTTCCAGGTCCTGGGCTTCGGCAAGCGTATTAGCTCGATAGTCAATTCTCAGTCGCTCGAAAAACCAAAATCCTAATTTTTCACTGCGAATTCCCTCTGCCTCAATTTCGAGGTCGTCCACCAGTTGCTCGGCAGCGTAAAAAGCCCCACGAGTAAGGCCGACGCGCCCCGGTTCCGTGCTGAGGAAATAGATAGCGGACATCAGGAGGAACAGACAAATGCCTGTTACCAGGGAACCCCCAGCACCCAGAGAGCGCCAGAGCCCACGCAGGAAAGCACCCACCCAGTGGGCAACGCCCAGCGCAAACAGGCCCAACCAGCGCATCAGAATGCCTGCCCCAAGCTCACATACACCTGATAGCGATCATCGATGCCCTCACGGCGATCGAGAGGAAAGGCGATGTCCATGCGGATAGGGGCAAAGGAGGTGATATAGCGCACGCCAAAACCCGTTCCCCAAAACAGGTCGGAAAACTTGGGCGCTGCGTCCTCATAGGCATTGCCGCCATCGAGAAAAATCACACCTCCCCAGGTATCCGTAAAACGAAAACGGCCCTCAAAAGAAATCTCGCTAAGTCCCCGACCACCGATAGCATCGGAGAGGGTTTCCTCACCCTCATCATTAATCTCAATAAGTCGCGGACCCAACTCCTGGTAACCATAACCCCGCACGGAGCCACCGCCACCGGCATAAAAGCGCTCATCCGCAGGCAGCTCAAGATTCGACTCTCCTGTAATTGCCCCGGCTTTCAACCTTATTGCCAAGGTGGGCTTATAACGCCAGTCATCGGCTGTTTTATACGCAGTGAGCTGTAGGGTATTTTTAATAAAGGTGGTGTTGGTATTTCTAAGATCGATATAGGGTTTTACTTCCAACGCAGAAGTGGCGCCACGGCGGGCATCCAGGGGTTTGTCTGTCGTGTTTAATTTAAAGCCCAAGGGGAAAGCTAACAGCGTGTAGTTTTCATCGGGATCATCTGCTTCAACTGCCCCTTCCACCTTCTCGTCCACTTCACTGAATTTCAGCTCAGCGCCACCACTCAGCGTGCGATGCTTACTGATTTTTCTCGATACCAGTGCACTGAATGTCAGGGACTCTGAACGGTAGGAATCAACATCCTCTCCTTCCAAAGCAATACTGGCGGTCAAGCGTTGCTTGTCATGGAAGAAACGGGGAATAGTTAGCTTGCCTTCCAGGGTTTGCTTTACCTCGTTCAGCTTACTTTCGACTTCAATTTTTTCCCCACGATGGAAAACATTGCGATGTTCCCAGGCTGCTGAAATACCGGCTCCCTCATCAGAGGTGTACCCCACCCCCAAGGTTATGGTGCGGTGATTGCGCTCCTGAATAACAAAAGTAACATCCACCAACCCATCGTAGGGTTCAGAAACTTCAGTATTTACATTGGCAATTAAGTTGGTGCGCAGCAGGCGCAACTGCGCAGCATCCAGTTTACTGCGGCTGAAGCAATCCCCGGATTTAATCTTGACCTTATCCAACAGGTAGTCCTCTTCGATAGAGGTGACTCCTTCAATGCGGACTTGGCCAACATGGACTTCGGGGCTGGGGGCCACCCGATATTCCAGTCTCGCAGCAGCTTCCCGGTGAATCACCGTTGCCTGGTAGCTGACATCCACATTCAACAGACAGGCATTTTCATTGAGGTACTTGGTAATTTTTTCTACGCCCTCAAGTACCTTGCTGGCAATCAGGGGATCTCCAACATGGATAGGCAAACCACTAAAGCCTGCCCGCAAACCGGCCGGCATAATAATATCCAGGCTCTTGATATGGTACTGGGGGCCGGGAGTGACACTATAGAAAATTTGGTTGCCAGAAACAGACTCATACACAGTGGCATCATAATATCCCTGCGCACGCAGTAATTTTTCCAGGTTACCCCGCTCATAGTGCGCAATATCCGCCGGATCATCGTAGTTTTCCAGCGCACTACTGTTCTTGCGCAACTCGTTGAGTTCGGAGGTCAATTTTTCCTGCAGCTGGGGATCGCCCTGCACCAGCAGGGTAAAACCCGGCAAGCGATCAAAAAATGGGATGGCTGCTGCCAGCTGCATTGGCAGCGCTAGAAGGGCAACAAGTAGGGAGACAAAGAGAATTCGCAAGATCTTTATCCAATGTCAGTAGCGGCTACTCCGCAAAAAATCCGGGTATCCGTTCCCTCCGTAGGCTGGAATATCCAGCTGATGACAACAGCTGGGATAATTAAATCGACTTATTGAGCAGCCAATAAGCCGATTCGGCGTTTGGGACTTCTATGGCTGTGTGCCTTGGCTGGGCATTAAGGGATTACAATCCTGGATAATCACCCGCCCTTCCAGAATATTTCCTTTGGAATACTCCGTGAAAATACACTGGTTAGTCTTGGGGTTATAATTCTCGATCCACAAATTATCTTCTTTCCAGGTGGCGCCGATATGGCGGTACCCATCGGGCACAGAGATACGCATGACCCCGCCAAAACGCTTCACGAAAACCTGCTCATAGTGAAAGTAGTAGGCAAGCCAGCCGCCAACAAAGAAAACCGCAGCCACGATTGCGCCGATCTTAAGGCTGCCCAGGCGACTGCCGATAAAAAGAGAAGCAATAACCAGGGCAATCACCGCTGCCCAGTACAAATAAGTAACCATGACTGTTTTTCTACCGTAAATTATTGGTGTTTATAAAGTGAAGGGTAGCGCAGAACCGCAGCAAACTAAATGGCGCCGGGTTACGCTCCCTTACTCCTAACTAAACTTTACTCCTCTGCCAACTCCGGCAGCTTTTCAAATAGCGATAAGGCTTCAGGGTTGGCCAGGGCCTCCTTATTTTTAACCGGTTTACCCTCCACCACATTGCGCACAGCCAGTTCCACAATCTTACCGCTGATAGTTTTAGGAATATCCGCCACCTGGATCACCTTGGCCGGCACATGGCGAGGCGTGGTATTGGCGCGAATCGTGGAGCGGATTTTCTGGGTCAGATCCTCGTCCAGTACAACACCCTCTCGCAATACTACAAACAGCACTACCCGTACATCGTCGTGCCAGGGCTGGCCGATACAGATACTATCGAGCACCTCCTCGACTTTCTCCACCTGGCGGTAAATCTCTGCGGTTCCGATACGCACACCGCCGGGATTAAGTACTGCATCGGAGCGGCCATAGATCACAACACCACCGTGTGTCGTAATCTCGGCATAGTCCCCATGCGCCCAAACACCAGGCCAATTTTCAAAATAAGCACCGCGGTACTTGGCTCCATCTGGATCGTTCCAGAAGCCAACCGGCATACAGGGGAAGGATTTGGAGCAAACCAGCTCCCCTTTCTCTTCAACCACTGCACTGCCTGTATCATTCCAGACTTCCACCGCCATACCCAAGCCACGACACTGCAATTCACCGGCATAGACCGGTAGAGTTGGGTTGCCAAGGGCAAAGCAAGACACAATATCGGTGCCGCCGGAAATAGAGGATAAGCAGAGATCTGCTTTTATATCTCTGTAGACATAGCGGAAGCCTTCGTGGGCCAGCGGAGAGCCTGTGGAGAGCACCGCACGCAAGTTCACCAGTTTGTGGGTCTCCCGGGGTTTGCAGCCACTCTTCTCCAGCGCAGCAATATATTTGGCACTGGTGCCAAACACACTGATTCCCTCTTCATCGGTCATATCCCATAGACTTTGGGATGAAGGGTAGAAAGGTGAGCCATCAAACAGCACTAGAGTCGCCCCACAAGCCAGGCCACTCACCAGCCAGTTCCACATCATCCAGCCACAGGTGGTGAAGTAGAAAAGTGTATCCTCACGGCGCAGATCGCCATGCAAGCGATGCTCCTTCAGGTGCTGGAGCAAAGTGCCCCCCACTCCGTGGACGATGCACTTGGGTACACCAGTAGTACCTGAGGAGTACATGATGTACAGGGGGTGATTAAATTCTGTTTGTACAAAGGAGAGTTCGCGAGCGGGCGCCGCAGCTTCAAAAGCTTGCAGTAGTACCGCCTTACCCAGCGGCTCTGCCGCTAGTACCTGAGCAGTTTCCTCTTCTGAGCGCGCAACCGGTACCACTACCAAAGTTTCTATGGATTCGATTCGCTGCATGATCTCGCGCAGACGCGGCAATGAATCAATAACCTTACCGTTATAGAAGTATCCTTCACAGGCAAATAGCACTTTCGGCTGCACCTGGCCAAAGCGGTCAAATACTCCATTGATACCAAAGTCTGGTGAGCAGGAGGTCCAGATAGCACCGAGGCTCGTGGTGGCCAACATGGCTACTACGGTATCGATCACATTGGGCATAAAGCCCGCTACCCGATCTCCCTCAACAACGCCTTGGGCAACGAGGGCCGCTGACAGGCGCTCCACCCGATCGTACAGCTCCTTGTAGCTCAGCTCGCGGCGGCTACCGTTCTCCAGGCGCTCGACCAGGGCAGCCTTGTCATCGCGATATCGCAGCAGGTTCTCAGCAAAGTTCAGGCGTGCCTGTGGAAACCACTGCGCACCGGGCATGGAATCGTTACCGAGTGTCTCATCACCCTTATCTGCAGCAATAACTCCGGTGTAATCCCACAACTCCCGCCAGAAAGCTTCGCGATTATCTACTGACCACTGGTATAAGGCCGCGTAATCATTGAGATCCAGCTGGTATTGCTGGTTGACCCTGCGACGAAATTCATCCATCTGGGTGGCGGCAATAGCCTCTGCGCTGGGTTGCCAGAGCGGTTGGGAGTTGTCCTTCATTTCAACAGACCTTGTAGCTCATTATTGTGTTTTCGAATCGCCCTCTCGGGCACAAGGGGAGCAATCATGCCCTGCCCCACCACTTAAAACTATTTTAATCTTTTTTAGATTTGTTAAATAAAAGTTAACATAGCCAAATCTATCAATTCCCCAGGAAGTAGCCGCTGTGAGTGCCACGATCAAACAACTACGCGCCTTTGTCACAGTGGCCCGCAGCCGCAGTCTGGCCCAGGCCAGCGCTCAGCTGCACACTTCCCAGCCAGCCCTGTCCATTGCCATCCGCAATCTGGAGGATGCGACTGGCGGCCCGCTTTTCAGTCGAGAAGCCCGCCAACTCACTCTCACCCCGGAGGGCGAGGAATTCCTCTCCCGCGCCGAACAACTACTGC
This DNA window, taken from Microbulbifer sp. MKSA007, encodes the following:
- a CDS encoding BamA/TamA family outer membrane protein, with the translated sequence MRILFVSLLVALLALPMQLAAAIPFFDRLPGFTLLVQGDPQLQEKLTSELNELRKNSSALENYDDPADIAHYERGNLEKLLRAQGYYDATVYESVSGNQIFYSVTPGPQYHIKSLDIIMPAGLRAGFSGLPIHVGDPLIASKVLEGVEKITKYLNENACLLNVDVSYQATVIHREAAARLEYRVAPSPEVHVGQVRIEGVTSIEEDYLLDKVKIKSGDCFSRSKLDAAQLRLLRTNLIANVNTEVSEPYDGLVDVTFVIQERNHRTITLGVGYTSDEGAGISAAWEHRNVFHRGEKIEVESKLNEVKQTLEGKLTIPRFFHDKQRLTASIALEGEDVDSYRSESLTFSALVSRKISKHRTLSGGAELKFSEVDEKVEGAVEADDPDENYTLLAFPLGFKLNTTDKPLDARRGATSALEVKPYIDLRNTNTTFIKNTLQLTAYKTADDWRYKPTLAIRLKAGAITGESNLELPADERFYAGGGGSVRGYGYQELGPRLIEINDEGEETLSDAIGGRGLSEISFEGRFRFTDTWGGVIFLDGGNAYEDAAPKFSDLFWGTGFGVRYITSFAPIRMDIAFPLDRREGIDDRYQVYVSLGQAF
- a CDS encoding acetoacetate--CoA ligase, which gives rise to MKDNSQPLWQPSAEAIAATQMDEFRRRVNQQYQLDLNDYAALYQWSVDNREAFWRELWDYTGVIAADKGDETLGNDSMPGAQWFPQARLNFAENLLRYRDDKAALVERLENGSRRELSYKELYDRVERLSAALVAQGVVEGDRVAGFMPNVIDTVVAMLATTSLGAIWTSCSPDFGINGVFDRFGQVQPKVLFACEGYFYNGKVIDSLPRLREIMQRIESIETLVVVPVARSEEETAQVLAAEPLGKAVLLQAFEAAAPARELSFVQTEFNHPLYIMYSSGTTGVPKCIVHGVGGTLLQHLKEHRLHGDLRREDTLFYFTTCGWMMWNWLVSGLACGATLVLFDGSPFYPSSQSLWDMTDEEGISVFGTSAKYIAALEKSGCKPRETHKLVNLRAVLSTGSPLAHEGFRYVYRDIKADLCLSSISGGTDIVSCFALGNPTLPVYAGELQCRGLGMAVEVWNDTGSAVVEEKGELVCSKSFPCMPVGFWNDPDGAKYRGAYFENWPGVWAHGDYAEITTHGGVVIYGRSDAVLNPGGVRIGTAEIYRQVEKVEEVLDSICIGQPWHDDVRVVLFVVLREGVVLDEDLTQKIRSTIRANTTPRHVPAKVIQVADIPKTISGKIVELAVRNVVEGKPVKNKEALANPEALSLFEKLPELAEE